One region of Macadamia integrifolia cultivar HAES 741 chromosome 11, SCU_Mint_v3, whole genome shotgun sequence genomic DNA includes:
- the LOC122093387 gene encoding uncharacterized protein LOC122093387 isoform X1: MDRKPGKGIMEQSKSYQLRYNSKEVRSEEVGSANHRLMQDPSSSINTNIRPPEFTIPGGPKPVLNYSIQTGEEFALEFMRERVNPRRNFVPNAAGDMNSATGYMDLKGILGMSHTGSESGSDISILSTAEKGPVKEFERKDSSGNERKGYYDSVRSVPRTTSGNGSNRGAYGYASSGASDSSSTKMKFLCSFGGKILPRPSDGKLRYVGGETRIVRISKDISWQELMQKTLTIYNQPHTVKYQLPGEDLDALVSVSCDEDLQNMIEECNVTEGAEGSQKLRMFLFSDTDFDDPHFSLGSMEGDPEIQYVVAVNGMDVGPKRNSGGHVLSSNSANNLDELLNLDFGKETSRVATESAGANIDPLTDILVPPVTQSSQPIPSSSGAYDTHVQSYEGQIMHHREAEQYPISAAHPLESFHDLDGRSAASSSVPMQYGFYSHPSNHAPFLESSVPMPLQGLQTQQGGMTGGMPYGGFMGQDPEASIKVAKMKADGSVQQKSEAEQTQYLENEYVVSSQQFDASVPNNIPAEEASFATSVPEKVALSLSSKNNSKSKDPAKSSVPSDAGNATYTMKSNEDDHYHASGGGFTAGYTESEGDQPEYGYPEPPVLPERNERIFRSERIPMREQAELLNRLSKSDDSFGSQFVMSHARSDLAQQDSVTECSDKLHGGNVASQTEQTISSAKPTYANPPTIEDGLVQFAKYKELAEVINQMKPNFSDEGLDSKFHKSESNHSLLSPVDDKDTKNEDSLHHETDKGRPQKEPSTSETVEPEFPAASRDTSLKHQEESLSSHLGEVASKATDGNHPMGNMRPYPWTGSSARPVSREESSVVVSRPEHGDILIDINDRFPRDFLSDIFSRASLAEDSSGISPLPKDGTGLSLNMENHEPQHWSFFQKLAQDEFVKKDVSLMDQDHLGFSSPLTKIDLGHVDSQINFDELQGESSGPVEADAISTHPVYVHTQVNGSEVGQFDGMSYPKVGKNLRTPDSDYEDGKLAMGNIGGPLIDSSFGDFDISTLQIIKNEDLEELRELGSGTFGTVYHGKWRGTDVAIKRIKKSCFTGRSSEQERLTLEFWREADILSKLHHPNVVAFYGVVQDGPGGTLATVTEFMVNGSLRHVLLRKDRYLDRRKRLIIAMDAAFGMEYLHSKNIVHFDLKCDNLLVNLKDPIRPICKVGDFGLSKIKRNTLVSGGVRGTLPWMAPELLNGSSSKVSEKVDVFSFGIVLWEILTGEEPYANMHYGAIIGGIVNNTLRPPVPSYCDPEWRRLMEQCWAPDPVARPSFTEIASRLRVMSSAVSQSKPPGYQVQAQASK; the protein is encoded by the exons ATGGATAGAAAGCCCGGAAAAGGGATAATGGAGCAATCCAAAAGTTATCAGTTACGATACAATTCCAAAGAAGTGAGGAGTGAGGAAGTTGGCAGTGCAAATCACAGGCTTATGCAGGATCCTTCAAGCTCAATTAATACAAACATACGTCCTCCAGAATTCACCATACCAGGTGGACCCAAACCTGTACTGAATTACTCTATTCAAACAGGCGAGGAGTTTGCTCTTGAATTTATGCGAGAACGGGTGAATCCTCGAAGGAACTTTGTTCCAAATGCTGCTGGTGATATGAACAGCGCAACGGGGTATATGGATCTGAAAGGCATTCTGGGCATGAGTCACACAGGATCGGAAAGTGGGTCAGATATTTCAATCCTTAGTACTGCAGAGAAAGGTCCAGTTAAAGAGTTTGAGAGGAAGGATTCATcaggaaatgaaagaaaaggttATTATGATTCTGTGAGATCAGTACCGCGTACCACATCAGGAAACGGTAGTAATCGGGGAGCTTATGGGTATGCCTCTTCAGGAGCCTCTGATAGCtcatcaacaaagatgaagTTTCTCTGCAGTTTTGGTGGTAAAATCCTACCCCGGCCTAGTGATGGAAAACTCAGGTACGTTGGAGGTGAAACACGTATTGTTCGGATAAGCAAAGACATTTCTTGGCAGGAGCTTATGCAGAAAACGTTGACAATATACAACCAGCCTCATACAGTTAAGTATCAACTTCCTGGGGAGGATCTGGATGCTTTGGTCTCTGTATCTTGTGATGAGGATCTGCAGAATATGATTGAGGAATGTAATGTAACAGAAGGTGCAGAAGGATCACAGAAACTTAGGATGTTTTTGTTTTCTGATACTGATTTCGATGACCCCCATTTTAGTCTGGGTAGCATGGAAGGGGATCCTGAAATTCAGTATGTAGTTGCTGTAAATGGCATGGATGTAGGCCCAAAAAGGAACTCCGGTGGGCATGTTCTATCAAGCAATTCAGCAAATAATTTGGATGAATTATTAAATCTTGATTTTGGAAAGGAAACAAGTAGGGTTGCAACTGAATCAGCTGGGGCTAACATTGATCCTTTGACGGATATTCTTGTCCCTCCTGTTACTCAGTCTTCTCAGCCAATCCCAAGTTCATCTGGTGCTTATGACACCCATGTGCAGTCTTATGAGGGTCAGATAATGCATCATCGAGAAGCTGAGCAGTATCCAATCTCTGCTGCCCACCCACTGGAAAGCTTCCATGATTTGGATGGGAGGAGTGCTGCTTCCTCATCTGTGCCAATGCAATATGGCTTTTATTCCCATCCTTCTAATCATGCACCATTTTTAGAAAGTTCAGTTCCTATGCCACTCCAAGGGCTTCAAACACAGCAGGGAGGCATGACCGGAGGGATGCCATATGGTGGCTTCATGGGACAGGATCCAGAAGCGTCAATAAAGGTTGCTAAAATGAAAGCTGATGGTTCAGTCCAGCAGAAAAGTGAAGCTGAACAAACTCAATATTTAGAAAATGAGTATGTTGTTTCTTCACAGCAGTTTGATGCTTCTGTTCCAAATAATATTCCTGCTGAAGAAGCATCATTTGCCACTTCGGTGCCAGAGAAAGTAGCATTATCTTTATCTTCAAAAAATAATTCTAAATCGAAGGATCCTGCGAAGAGCTCAGTACCCTCTGATGCTGGTAATGCTACGTACACTATGAAATCTAATGAAGATGACCATTACCACGCATCTGGTGGAGGATTTACTGCTGGATATACTGAATCTGAGGGTGATCAGCCTGAGTATGGCTATCCTGAGCCACCTGTGCTTCCTGAGAGGAATGAGAGGATCTTTCGTTCGGAGAGGATTCCTATGAGGGAGCAAGCGGAGTTACTGAACCGGCTATCGAAGTCTGATGATTCCTTTGGTTCTCAGTTTGTGATGTCTCATGCACGGTCTGATTTGGCACAACAGGATTCAGTCACAGAATGCAGTGATAAATTACATGGAGGAAATGTGGCTTCCCAGACAGAGCagacaatatcatcagcaaaaccAACCTATGCAAACCCTCCAACAATTGAAGATGGGCTGGTGCAGTTTGCGAAGTACAAAGAGTTAGCTGAAGTGATCAATCAAATGAAGCCCAACTTTTCTGATGAGGGGTTGGACTCCAAGTTTCATAAATCTGAATCAAACCATTCATTACTCAGCCCTGTTGATGATAAAGATACTAAGAATGAGGATTCACTACACCATGAGACTGATAAGGGTAGACCCCAGAAAGAACCATCTACCAGTGAAACAGTAGAGCCGGAATTTCCAGCTGCAAGCCGGGACACTTCTCTGAAGCACCAAGAAGAATCTTTGTCTAGTCATTTGGGAGAGGTGGCTTCAAAGGCTACCGATGGTAACCACCCCATGGGGAATATGCGTCCTTATCCATGGACAGGTAGCTCGGCTAGACCTGTTTCTCGAGAGGAATCCTCTGTTGTTGTTTCCAGACCTGAGCATGGAGATATTCTTATTGATATCAATGATCGATTTCCTCGTGATTTTCTTTCTGATATATTTTCTAGGGCAAGTCTCGCAGAGGATTCCTCTGGTATTAGTCCATTACCCAAAGATGGAACTGGTTTAAGCTTGAACATGGAGAACCATGAACCTCAGCATTGGTCATTCTTTCAAAAATTGGCACAAGACGAATTTGTTAAGAAAGATGTTTCTCTTATGGACCAAGACCATCTTGGTTTTTCATCCCCTCTTACAAAGATTGATTTGGGCCATGTAGATTCTCAAATTAATTTTGACGAACTTCAGGGAGAATCATCTGGTCCTGTTGAAGCTGATGCCATCAGTACTCATCCAGTTTATGTTCACACTCAGGTCAATGGCAGTGAGGTTGGACAGTTTGATGGTATGTCCTATCCAAAAGTAGGCAAAAACCTGAGAACACCAGATTCAGATTATGAG GATGGGAAGTTAGCAATGGGAAATATTGGTGGACCTTTGATTGACTCCtcttttggagattttgatatTAGTACTTTGCAG ATAATAAAGAATGAAGATCTTGAAGAACTGAGGGAGCTTGGTTCTGGCACATTTGGAACTGTCTACCATGGAAAATGGAGAGGGACAGATGTTGCAATtaagagaataaagaagagCTGCTTCACAGGTCGATCATCTGAACAAGAGAGATTG ACTTTGGAGTTCTGGCGAGAAGCTGACATTCTCTCAAAGCTTCACCATCCGAATGTTGTGGCATTTTATGGTGTTGTTCAAGATGGGCCAGGGGGAACATTAGCCACAGTGACAGAGTTCATGGTCAATGGTTCTCTTAGGCATGTGTTACTTCGCAAGGACAG GTATCTTGATCGTCGTAAGCGACTTATTATTGCAATGGATGCAGCTTTTGGAATGGAATATTTGCATTCTAAGAATATTGTGCATTTCGATTTGAAATGCGATAATTTGCTGGTGAACCTTAAAGATCCAATACGACCCATTTGCAAG GTAGGTGACTTTGGCTTGTCAAAGATAAAGAGAAATACCTTGGTTTCTGGCGGTGTAAGGGGAACCTTACCATGGATGGCTCCAGAGCTACTGAATGGCAGTAGTAGTAAAGTTTCTGAGAAG GTTGATGTATTCTCATTTGGTATTGTCTTGTGGGAGATACTCACAGGTGAGGAGCCTTACGCAAATATGCACTATGGTGCAATTATAG GAGGTATTGTGAATAATACGTTGAGGCCACCTGTGCCAAGCTACTGTGACCCTGAATGGAGAAGGTTGATGGAGCAATGCTGGGCCCCTGATCCTGTGGCTCGTCCATCATTCACAGAAATAGCCAGTCGATTACGTGTGATGTCATCAGCGGTGAGTCAAAGCAAACCACCAGGTTATCAAGTACAAGCTCAGGCATCAAAGTAA
- the LOC122093387 gene encoding uncharacterized protein LOC122093387 isoform X2 — MDRKPGKGIMEQSKSYQLRYNSKEVRSEEVGSANHRLMQDPSSSINTNIRPPEFTIPGGPKPVLNYSIQTGEEFALEFMRERVNPRRNFVPNAAGDMNSATGYMDLKGILGMSHTGSESGSDISILSTAEKGPVKEFERKDSSGNERKGYYDSVRSVPRTTSGNGSNRGAYGYASSGASDSSSTKMKFLCSFGGKILPRPSDGKLRYVGGETRIVRISKDISWQELMQKTLTIYNQPHTVKYQLPGEDLDALVSVSCDEDLQNMIEECNVTEGAEGSQKLRMFLFSDTDFDDPHFSLGSMEGDPEIQYVVAVNGMDVGPKRNSGGHVLSSNSANNLDELLNLDFGKETSRVATESAGANIDPLTDILVPPVTQSSQPIPSSSGAYDTHVQSYEGQIMHHREAEQYPISAAHPLESFHDLDGRSAASSSVPMQYGFYSHPSNHAPFLESSVPMPLQGLQTQQGGMTGGMPYGGFMGQDPEASIKVAKMKADGSVQQKSEAEQTQYLENEYVVSSQQFDASVPNNIPAEEASFATSVPEKVALSLSSKNNSKSKDPAKSSVPSDAGNATYTMKSNEDDHYHASGGGFTAGYTESEGDQPEYGYPEPPVLPERNERIFRSERIPMREQAELLNRLSKSDDSFGSQFVMSHARSDLAQQDSVTECSDKLHGGNVASQTEQTISSAKPTYANPPTIEDGLVQFAKYKELAEVINQMKPNFSDEGLDSKFHKSESNHSLLSPVDDKDTKNEDSLHHETDKGRPQKEPSTSETVEPEFPAASRDTSLKHQEESLSSHLGEVASKATDGNHPMGNMRPYPWTGSSARPVSREESSVVVSRPEHGDILIDINDRFPRDFLSDIFSRASLAEDSSGISPLPKDGTGLSLNMENHEPQHWSFFQKLAQDEFVKKDVSLMDQDHLGFSSPLTKIDLGHVDSQINFDELQGESSGPVEADAISTHPVYVHTQVNGSEVGQFDGMSYPKVGKNLRTPDSDYEDGKLAMGNIGGPLIDSSFGDFDISTLQIIKNEDLEELRELGSGTFGTVYHGKWRGTDVAIKRIKKSCFTGRSSEQERLTLEFWREADILSKLHHPNVVAFYGVVQDGPGGTLATVTEFMVNGSLRHVLLRKDRYLDRRKRLIIAMDAAFGMEYLHSKNIVHFDLKCDNLLVNLKDPIRPICKVGDFGLSKIKRNTLVSGGVRGTLPWMAPELLNGSSSKVSEKVDVFSFGIVLWEILTGGIVNNTLRPPVPSYCDPEWRRLMEQCWAPDPVARPSFTEIASRLRVMSSAVSQSKPPGYQVQAQASK, encoded by the exons ATGGATAGAAAGCCCGGAAAAGGGATAATGGAGCAATCCAAAAGTTATCAGTTACGATACAATTCCAAAGAAGTGAGGAGTGAGGAAGTTGGCAGTGCAAATCACAGGCTTATGCAGGATCCTTCAAGCTCAATTAATACAAACATACGTCCTCCAGAATTCACCATACCAGGTGGACCCAAACCTGTACTGAATTACTCTATTCAAACAGGCGAGGAGTTTGCTCTTGAATTTATGCGAGAACGGGTGAATCCTCGAAGGAACTTTGTTCCAAATGCTGCTGGTGATATGAACAGCGCAACGGGGTATATGGATCTGAAAGGCATTCTGGGCATGAGTCACACAGGATCGGAAAGTGGGTCAGATATTTCAATCCTTAGTACTGCAGAGAAAGGTCCAGTTAAAGAGTTTGAGAGGAAGGATTCATcaggaaatgaaagaaaaggttATTATGATTCTGTGAGATCAGTACCGCGTACCACATCAGGAAACGGTAGTAATCGGGGAGCTTATGGGTATGCCTCTTCAGGAGCCTCTGATAGCtcatcaacaaagatgaagTTTCTCTGCAGTTTTGGTGGTAAAATCCTACCCCGGCCTAGTGATGGAAAACTCAGGTACGTTGGAGGTGAAACACGTATTGTTCGGATAAGCAAAGACATTTCTTGGCAGGAGCTTATGCAGAAAACGTTGACAATATACAACCAGCCTCATACAGTTAAGTATCAACTTCCTGGGGAGGATCTGGATGCTTTGGTCTCTGTATCTTGTGATGAGGATCTGCAGAATATGATTGAGGAATGTAATGTAACAGAAGGTGCAGAAGGATCACAGAAACTTAGGATGTTTTTGTTTTCTGATACTGATTTCGATGACCCCCATTTTAGTCTGGGTAGCATGGAAGGGGATCCTGAAATTCAGTATGTAGTTGCTGTAAATGGCATGGATGTAGGCCCAAAAAGGAACTCCGGTGGGCATGTTCTATCAAGCAATTCAGCAAATAATTTGGATGAATTATTAAATCTTGATTTTGGAAAGGAAACAAGTAGGGTTGCAACTGAATCAGCTGGGGCTAACATTGATCCTTTGACGGATATTCTTGTCCCTCCTGTTACTCAGTCTTCTCAGCCAATCCCAAGTTCATCTGGTGCTTATGACACCCATGTGCAGTCTTATGAGGGTCAGATAATGCATCATCGAGAAGCTGAGCAGTATCCAATCTCTGCTGCCCACCCACTGGAAAGCTTCCATGATTTGGATGGGAGGAGTGCTGCTTCCTCATCTGTGCCAATGCAATATGGCTTTTATTCCCATCCTTCTAATCATGCACCATTTTTAGAAAGTTCAGTTCCTATGCCACTCCAAGGGCTTCAAACACAGCAGGGAGGCATGACCGGAGGGATGCCATATGGTGGCTTCATGGGACAGGATCCAGAAGCGTCAATAAAGGTTGCTAAAATGAAAGCTGATGGTTCAGTCCAGCAGAAAAGTGAAGCTGAACAAACTCAATATTTAGAAAATGAGTATGTTGTTTCTTCACAGCAGTTTGATGCTTCTGTTCCAAATAATATTCCTGCTGAAGAAGCATCATTTGCCACTTCGGTGCCAGAGAAAGTAGCATTATCTTTATCTTCAAAAAATAATTCTAAATCGAAGGATCCTGCGAAGAGCTCAGTACCCTCTGATGCTGGTAATGCTACGTACACTATGAAATCTAATGAAGATGACCATTACCACGCATCTGGTGGAGGATTTACTGCTGGATATACTGAATCTGAGGGTGATCAGCCTGAGTATGGCTATCCTGAGCCACCTGTGCTTCCTGAGAGGAATGAGAGGATCTTTCGTTCGGAGAGGATTCCTATGAGGGAGCAAGCGGAGTTACTGAACCGGCTATCGAAGTCTGATGATTCCTTTGGTTCTCAGTTTGTGATGTCTCATGCACGGTCTGATTTGGCACAACAGGATTCAGTCACAGAATGCAGTGATAAATTACATGGAGGAAATGTGGCTTCCCAGACAGAGCagacaatatcatcagcaaaaccAACCTATGCAAACCCTCCAACAATTGAAGATGGGCTGGTGCAGTTTGCGAAGTACAAAGAGTTAGCTGAAGTGATCAATCAAATGAAGCCCAACTTTTCTGATGAGGGGTTGGACTCCAAGTTTCATAAATCTGAATCAAACCATTCATTACTCAGCCCTGTTGATGATAAAGATACTAAGAATGAGGATTCACTACACCATGAGACTGATAAGGGTAGACCCCAGAAAGAACCATCTACCAGTGAAACAGTAGAGCCGGAATTTCCAGCTGCAAGCCGGGACACTTCTCTGAAGCACCAAGAAGAATCTTTGTCTAGTCATTTGGGAGAGGTGGCTTCAAAGGCTACCGATGGTAACCACCCCATGGGGAATATGCGTCCTTATCCATGGACAGGTAGCTCGGCTAGACCTGTTTCTCGAGAGGAATCCTCTGTTGTTGTTTCCAGACCTGAGCATGGAGATATTCTTATTGATATCAATGATCGATTTCCTCGTGATTTTCTTTCTGATATATTTTCTAGGGCAAGTCTCGCAGAGGATTCCTCTGGTATTAGTCCATTACCCAAAGATGGAACTGGTTTAAGCTTGAACATGGAGAACCATGAACCTCAGCATTGGTCATTCTTTCAAAAATTGGCACAAGACGAATTTGTTAAGAAAGATGTTTCTCTTATGGACCAAGACCATCTTGGTTTTTCATCCCCTCTTACAAAGATTGATTTGGGCCATGTAGATTCTCAAATTAATTTTGACGAACTTCAGGGAGAATCATCTGGTCCTGTTGAAGCTGATGCCATCAGTACTCATCCAGTTTATGTTCACACTCAGGTCAATGGCAGTGAGGTTGGACAGTTTGATGGTATGTCCTATCCAAAAGTAGGCAAAAACCTGAGAACACCAGATTCAGATTATGAG GATGGGAAGTTAGCAATGGGAAATATTGGTGGACCTTTGATTGACTCCtcttttggagattttgatatTAGTACTTTGCAG ATAATAAAGAATGAAGATCTTGAAGAACTGAGGGAGCTTGGTTCTGGCACATTTGGAACTGTCTACCATGGAAAATGGAGAGGGACAGATGTTGCAATtaagagaataaagaagagCTGCTTCACAGGTCGATCATCTGAACAAGAGAGATTG ACTTTGGAGTTCTGGCGAGAAGCTGACATTCTCTCAAAGCTTCACCATCCGAATGTTGTGGCATTTTATGGTGTTGTTCAAGATGGGCCAGGGGGAACATTAGCCACAGTGACAGAGTTCATGGTCAATGGTTCTCTTAGGCATGTGTTACTTCGCAAGGACAG GTATCTTGATCGTCGTAAGCGACTTATTATTGCAATGGATGCAGCTTTTGGAATGGAATATTTGCATTCTAAGAATATTGTGCATTTCGATTTGAAATGCGATAATTTGCTGGTGAACCTTAAAGATCCAATACGACCCATTTGCAAG GTAGGTGACTTTGGCTTGTCAAAGATAAAGAGAAATACCTTGGTTTCTGGCGGTGTAAGGGGAACCTTACCATGGATGGCTCCAGAGCTACTGAATGGCAGTAGTAGTAAAGTTTCTGAGAAG GTTGATGTATTCTCATTTGGTATTGTCTTGTGGGAGATACTCACAG GAGGTATTGTGAATAATACGTTGAGGCCACCTGTGCCAAGCTACTGTGACCCTGAATGGAGAAGGTTGATGGAGCAATGCTGGGCCCCTGATCCTGTGGCTCGTCCATCATTCACAGAAATAGCCAGTCGATTACGTGTGATGTCATCAGCGGTGAGTCAAAGCAAACCACCAGGTTATCAAGTACAAGCTCAGGCATCAAAGTAA